From one Oceanimonas doudoroffii genomic stretch:
- a CDS encoding LapA family protein, with translation MKIIFGLIILAVLFAVGLTLGSQNDQLVHVNYLLAQGDYRLSSLLAIIFVAGFALGWLVFGLVMLRLKMTNKGLHKKVERQQRELEELRALPVKD, from the coding sequence GTGAAAATAATTTTTGGCCTGATAATTCTGGCTGTCCTTTTTGCGGTAGGGCTGACTTTGGGCTCCCAGAATGACCAGCTGGTGCATGTCAATTATTTGCTGGCCCAGGGAGACTACCGACTGTCTTCTTTGCTGGCGATTATTTTTGTAGCCGGATTTGCCTTGGGTTGGCTTGTTTTTGGCCTGGTTATGCTGCGTCTTAAAATGACCAACAAGGGACTGCACAAAAAGGTTGAGCGTCAGCAACGGGAACTGGAAGAGCTCAGGGCGCTGCCGGTTAAGGACTGA
- the ihfB gene encoding integration host factor subunit beta: MTKSDLIERMAEQYAHLSAKEVENAIKEILEQMASTLQSGDRIEIRGFGSFSLHYRAPRLGRNPKTGEKVELNGKYVPHFKPGKELRERVNPA; the protein is encoded by the coding sequence ATGACAAAATCCGACCTGATTGAACGTATGGCGGAACAATACGCGCACCTTTCCGCCAAGGAAGTGGAAAACGCCATCAAGGAAATTCTGGAGCAAATGGCGTCGACCCTGCAATCGGGTGATCGCATTGAAATTCGCGGTTTCGGCAGTTTTTCCCTGCATTACCGTGCCCCCCGCCTGGGACGGAATCCCAAGACCGGAGAAAAGGTGGAGCTTAACGGTAAATACGTGCCCCATTTCAAGCCAGGCAAGGAGCTGCGGGAACGGGTAAACCCGGCGTAG
- the lapB gene encoding lipopolysaccharide assembly protein LapB yields the protein MLELLFLLLPVAAAYGWYMGRRGVRQDAQKQSSQFSRHYVAGLNFLLSDEPDKAVDLFIQLLQVDSETIETHLALGNLFRTRGEVDRAIRIHQNLIARTNLSLEQRHLAMLELARDFFAAGLLDRAEQILTELKDDPDYEQEALELLMTLYQQLRDWEQAIAVAARLKKRQGSKVLVPMGHFYCELAEQKWRRQDEKGAATDFRKALKADAGCVRANIRLAALLMGQAQWAQAAACLEQVVAQDADFISEVLPDLQRCHRQLDQDDAFTALLEQWVASGTGASAVLMLADRVAERESQVNAEQLVLSHLQRHPTMKGFYRLMSYHAANAEQGRARASLEMLRALVAEQIKAKPSHRCGQCGFSAHSLFWQCPSCRQWGTIKPVRGLDGE from the coding sequence ATGCTGGAATTGCTGTTTCTGCTGCTTCCGGTGGCAGCAGCCTATGGCTGGTATATGGGACGCCGAGGCGTTCGCCAGGATGCACAGAAACAATCCAGCCAATTCTCCCGGCACTATGTTGCCGGGTTGAATTTTCTGCTTTCCGACGAGCCCGACAAGGCCGTCGATCTCTTTATTCAGTTGCTGCAGGTTGACAGCGAAACCATTGAAACCCACCTGGCGCTGGGAAACCTGTTCCGTACCCGTGGCGAAGTAGACCGAGCCATTCGTATTCATCAAAATTTGATCGCCCGTACCAACCTGTCTCTCGAGCAACGCCATTTAGCCATGCTGGAGCTGGCCCGAGATTTCTTTGCCGCCGGTCTGCTGGATCGCGCCGAGCAAATCCTGACTGAACTCAAAGACGACCCCGATTACGAGCAGGAAGCCCTTGAGCTGCTGATGACCCTCTATCAGCAGCTGCGTGACTGGGAACAGGCCATTGCCGTGGCTGCCCGTCTGAAAAAGCGCCAGGGCAGCAAGGTGTTGGTGCCCATGGGGCATTTTTATTGCGAACTGGCGGAGCAGAAGTGGCGCCGGCAGGATGAAAAGGGCGCGGCGACCGATTTCAGAAAGGCGCTGAAGGCCGATGCCGGCTGTGTGCGTGCCAATATCAGGCTGGCGGCGCTGCTGATGGGGCAGGCCCAGTGGGCCCAGGCCGCCGCCTGCCTGGAGCAGGTGGTGGCGCAGGATGCGGACTTTATCAGTGAGGTGCTGCCCGATTTGCAGCGTTGTCATCGGCAGCTGGATCAGGATGACGCCTTTACCGCCCTGCTGGAGCAATGGGTTGCGTCCGGCACTGGGGCCAGCGCCGTGCTGATGCTGGCAGACCGCGTGGCCGAGCGGGAAAGTCAGGTCAATGCCGAACAGCTGGTGTTGTCTCACCTGCAGCGTCACCCCACCATGAAAGGGTTCTACCGGCTGATGTCCTACCATGCCGCCAATGCCGAACAGGGCAGGGCGCGGGCCAGCCTGGAAATGCTCAGGGCACTGGTGGCCGAGCAGATCAAGGCCAAGCCCAGCCACCGTTGCGGCCAGTGTGGTTTTTCGGCTCACAGCCTGTTTTGGCAATGTCCGTCC